From the Comamonas odontotermitis genome, one window contains:
- the kdpA gene encoding potassium-transporting ATPase subunit KdpA, which yields MWLPWIEFAAVLAALTVLVIPMGQWLARCFTSDHHTWLERLSYRALGVNPGEHMGWQRYGAALLLSNAAMMLLGYLVLRLQGWLPLNPLQFAAQAPDLAFNTAASFITNTNWQAYGGESSLSNATQMAVITFLMFAGATTGVAAGAGFVRGLARSSSKDVGNYWVDYVRVFWRVLLPLSFVLALVYVWQGIPQTLHTETWASTLEGARQQLLTGPVASLESIKHLGTNGGGFFNANAAHPFENPTPLTNMLHILAMLLIPASMTYAFGSMLLRRRQGWVLYGACMVMFVGFLSLVFMAEQQGSSLLARAGADQQWSLAQPGGNMEGKELRFGIADTALFVTTTTAATTGSVNAMHDSLTPLGAITPLALMMLNCVFGGDGVGLINLIQYAILTVFLAGMMIGRTPEFLGKKIEVREIKLVMLSVLAHPASILGFTALAMLWPGASDSLNNRGPHGFSEILYAYASATANNGSAFAGLNANTPFFNTTLGLAMIVGRFLTLLPMLAVAGSMAAKTTVPAGPGTFPTASPLFLGLLVFVVLVVGGLTFLPALALGPVVEHLQMLVGHLYP from the coding sequence ATGTGGTTACCCTGGATAGAATTTGCCGCAGTACTCGCGGCTCTGACGGTGCTAGTCATTCCCATGGGCCAGTGGTTGGCGCGGTGTTTTACCAGCGACCACCACACCTGGCTGGAGCGGCTCAGTTACCGCGCGCTGGGCGTGAACCCTGGCGAGCATATGGGCTGGCAGCGCTATGGCGCGGCCCTGTTGCTGTCCAATGCGGCCATGATGCTGCTGGGCTATCTGGTGCTGCGGCTGCAAGGCTGGCTGCCGCTCAATCCGCTGCAATTCGCGGCCCAAGCACCTGATCTGGCATTCAATACCGCTGCTTCGTTCATCACCAACACCAACTGGCAAGCCTATGGGGGGGAGAGCAGTCTCTCCAATGCCACGCAGATGGCGGTCATCACCTTTCTGATGTTTGCGGGGGCGACCACGGGTGTGGCTGCAGGCGCTGGCTTTGTGCGGGGTCTGGCCCGTTCCAGCAGCAAGGATGTGGGTAACTACTGGGTGGACTACGTACGCGTGTTCTGGCGCGTGCTCCTGCCGCTCTCCTTTGTGCTTGCACTGGTCTATGTGTGGCAGGGCATTCCGCAGACGCTGCACACCGAGACCTGGGCAAGCACGCTCGAAGGCGCGCGCCAGCAACTGCTGACGGGCCCCGTTGCAAGCCTGGAGAGCATCAAGCATCTGGGAACCAATGGCGGTGGTTTCTTCAACGCGAATGCTGCGCATCCGTTCGAGAATCCGACGCCGCTCACCAATATGCTGCACATCCTGGCCATGCTGCTGATTCCCGCGAGCATGACCTATGCATTTGGCTCCATGCTGCTGCGCCGTCGCCAGGGATGGGTGCTGTATGGCGCCTGCATGGTGATGTTCGTAGGTTTTCTGAGCCTGGTGTTCATGGCCGAGCAGCAAGGCAGCAGCCTGCTGGCACGAGCCGGGGCCGACCAGCAGTGGAGCCTTGCGCAGCCAGGCGGCAATATGGAGGGCAAGGAATTGCGCTTTGGCATTGCCGACACCGCGCTGTTCGTGACCACCACCACAGCCGCCACTACAGGCTCGGTCAATGCCATGCACGATTCGCTCACGCCCCTGGGTGCCATCACGCCGCTGGCACTGATGATGCTCAACTGCGTGTTCGGGGGCGACGGGGTGGGGCTGATCAACCTGATTCAATACGCCATCCTCACGGTTTTCCTGGCCGGCATGATGATCGGCCGCACGCCGGAGTTTCTGGGCAAGAAGATCGAGGTGCGCGAGATCAAACTGGTCATGCTCTCGGTGCTGGCGCATCCGGCCAGCATTCTGGGATTCACGGCGCTGGCCATGCTGTGGCCTGGCGCATCCGACAGTCTGAACAACCGTGGCCCGCACGGTTTCTCGGAAATTCTGTATGCCTATGCTTCGGCTACAGCCAACAACGGCTCGGCTTTCGCGGGGCTGAATGCCAATACGCCGTTCTTCAACACCACGCTGGGTCTGGCCATGATCGTGGGGCGCTTTCTCACGCTGCTGCCCATGCTGGCGGTGGCCGGCAGCATGGCGGCCAAAACCACAGTGCCTGCGGGGCCTGGCACCTTTCCCACGGCATCGCCACTCTTCTTGGGGTTGCTGGTGTTTGTGGTGCTGGTGGTGGGCGGGCTCACCTTTTTGCCAGCGCTGGCGCTGGGGCCTGTCGTGGAGCACCTGCAAATGCTGGTGGGGCACCTCTATCCCTGA
- a CDS encoding potassium-transporting ATPase subunit F — translation MRIFLHFFQRWRWASVVVWLRLRTLSARAGQEEMEMPYHWVEVLAVLAAGGLFAYLGYALLRPEKF, via the coding sequence ATGCGCATATTTTTACATTTCTTCCAGCGCTGGCGTTGGGCCAGCGTCGTTGTATGGCTTCGTCTGCGCACATTGAGCGCCCGGGCGGGGCAGGAGGAAATGGAAATGCCTTACCACTGGGTGGAAGTATTGGCGGTGCTTGCCGCTGGCGGGCTCTTTGCCTATCTCGGCTACGCGCTGCTGCGCCCCGAAAAATTCTGA
- the kdpC gene encoding K(+)-transporting ATPase subunit C — MKSSSLSLSVSVASASDTESSPASWGRLVASSVRAAAAVMLVGGIVYPLATTGVAQALLPYAANGSLVERNGQVLGSALIGQQFAGANYFHGRPSATVAPDPDKEGASIAAPYNAAQSSGSNQGGTHKELAETVAARVVQYRADNALATDAVVPVDAVTASASGLDPHISVANALLQLPRVAQARKLNQDQVRQLIAQSTQGRTFGLLGEPRVNVLRLNMALDTQQPAAKE, encoded by the coding sequence ATGAAATCGTCTTCTCTTTCCCTCTCCGTATCCGTAGCATCGGCTTCGGATACCGAATCGTCTCCGGCTTCCTGGGGGCGTCTGGTGGCCAGCAGCGTACGCGCCGCCGCGGCCGTCATGCTGGTCGGCGGCATTGTCTATCCGCTGGCGACAACCGGCGTGGCTCAGGCTCTGCTGCCGTATGCAGCCAATGGCAGCCTGGTCGAGCGCAATGGCCAGGTGCTGGGTTCGGCCCTCATCGGCCAGCAGTTTGCGGGTGCCAACTATTTCCACGGAAGGCCCAGCGCCACGGTGGCGCCGGACCCCGACAAGGAGGGCGCCAGCATCGCTGCGCCCTATAACGCCGCACAGTCAAGTGGCAGCAACCAGGGAGGTACCCACAAGGAACTGGCCGAGACAGTGGCTGCCCGCGTAGTGCAGTACCGCGCCGATAACGCCTTGGCCACCGATGCGGTGGTGCCCGTGGATGCGGTCACGGCTTCGGCGTCGGGTCTGGATCCACACATCTCCGTGGCCAATGCCTTGCTGCAGTTGCCGCGTGTGGCGCAGGCGCGCAAGCTGAACCAAGACCAGGTGCGGCAGTTGATTGCGCAGAGCACGCAGGGGCGTACCTTTGGTCTGCTGGGCGAGCCACGCGTCAATGTGCTGCGCCTCAATATGGCGCTGGATACACAGCAACCTGCTGCAAAGGAGTGA
- the kdpB gene encoding potassium-transporting ATPase subunit KdpB produces the protein MSSLKVKAGTSLFEPRLVRDALFDAMRKLSPRTQWANPVMFVVYLGAILTTLLWVQNLREPGSAAGSEGAGFALAIALWLWFTVLFANFAEALAEGRSRAQAASLRSMKRDTVAKALQQPHFGSAWIPVRASELRKGAVILVEAGDTIALDGTVIEGVASVDESAITGESAPVIREAGGDFSSVTGGTRVLSDWLVAEITVNPGESFLDRMISMVESAKRQKTPNELALTILLVGLTLVFLLVIVTLWPFSAFAVAQAGSGTVVGMAVLVALLVCLIPTTIGGLLSAIGVAGMSRMMQANVIATSGRAVEAAGDVDVLLLDKTGTITLGNRQASEFLPAPGVSVQQLAEAAQLASIADETPEGRSVVALARERHGVAERNAQDLAAEFVPFTAQTRMSGVDLSTPEGARQLRKGAFDAVRQHVEALGGSLPAGVQQAVDNVSRKGSTPLVVADGARVLGVIELKDIVKPGMRERFAELRRMGIQTVMVTGDNPLTAAAIAAEAGVDDYLAEARPEDKLRLIRSHQAAGRLVAMTGDGTNDAPALAQADVAVAMNSGTQAAKEAGNMVDLDSNPTKLIEVVETGKQMLMTRGALTTFSIANDVAKYFAIIPAAFVGTYPQLASLNVMQLHSADSAILSAVIFNALIIIALVPLALRGVRYQAVGAAVLLRRNMLVYGVGGLIVPFVGIKIIDMLLTALGLV, from the coding sequence ATGAGCAGCCTTAAAGTGAAAGCAGGCACGAGCCTGTTCGAGCCACGCCTGGTGCGCGATGCCCTGTTCGATGCGATGCGCAAGCTATCGCCGCGCACGCAATGGGCCAATCCGGTGATGTTCGTGGTCTATCTGGGCGCCATCTTGACCACGCTGCTGTGGGTGCAGAATCTGCGTGAGCCCGGCTCCGCTGCAGGCAGCGAAGGCGCCGGTTTTGCGTTGGCGATTGCGCTGTGGCTATGGTTCACGGTGCTGTTCGCCAACTTTGCCGAGGCGCTGGCCGAAGGCCGCAGCCGCGCCCAGGCGGCCAGCTTGCGCAGCATGAAACGCGATACCGTGGCCAAGGCACTGCAGCAGCCACATTTCGGCAGTGCATGGATTCCGGTACGGGCGAGCGAGCTGCGCAAGGGCGCAGTGATTCTGGTGGAGGCCGGAGACACCATCGCTCTGGATGGCACGGTGATCGAAGGCGTTGCCTCGGTGGATGAAAGCGCGATTACTGGTGAATCGGCACCCGTGATCCGCGAGGCGGGCGGCGACTTTTCATCAGTAACGGGTGGCACACGCGTGCTGTCGGACTGGCTGGTGGCGGAAATCACGGTCAACCCTGGTGAATCCTTCCTGGATCGCATGATCTCCATGGTCGAATCGGCCAAACGTCAGAAGACACCCAATGAACTGGCGCTGACCATTCTGCTCGTGGGTCTGACTCTGGTCTTCCTGCTGGTGATCGTCACGCTGTGGCCGTTCTCGGCCTTTGCCGTGGCGCAGGCGGGTTCAGGCACGGTGGTTGGCATGGCTGTGCTGGTGGCATTGCTGGTTTGCCTGATTCCTACCACCATTGGCGGGCTGCTGTCGGCCATTGGCGTTGCCGGCATGAGCCGCATGATGCAGGCCAATGTAATCGCCACTTCGGGCCGTGCCGTGGAGGCTGCAGGCGATGTGGATGTGCTGCTGCTGGACAAGACCGGCACCATCACCTTGGGGAATCGCCAGGCGAGTGAATTCTTGCCTGCGCCGGGTGTGTCGGTGCAGCAGTTGGCTGAAGCCGCGCAACTGGCATCGATAGCCGATGAAACCCCCGAAGGCCGCAGCGTTGTGGCTTTGGCCCGAGAGCGCCATGGCGTTGCCGAACGCAACGCCCAGGACCTTGCAGCCGAATTTGTGCCCTTTACCGCGCAGACGCGCATGAGCGGCGTGGATCTTTCCACGCCAGAAGGTGCGCGCCAACTGCGCAAGGGCGCCTTTGATGCGGTACGGCAGCACGTGGAGGCTCTGGGCGGCAGCCTGCCTGCCGGTGTGCAGCAGGCGGTGGACAATGTGTCGCGCAAGGGCAGCACACCGCTGGTGGTGGCCGATGGCGCCCGTGTGCTGGGCGTCATCGAGCTCAAGGACATCGTCAAGCCCGGCATGCGCGAGCGTTTTGCCGAACTGCGCCGCATGGGCATCCAGACGGTGATGGTGACGGGCGACAACCCGCTTACCGCGGCCGCCATTGCCGCCGAGGCGGGCGTGGATGACTACCTGGCCGAGGCCCGGCCCGAGGACAAACTACGTCTGATCCGCTCGCACCAGGCGGCTGGCCGCCTTGTGGCCATGACGGGCGACGGCACCAACGATGCGCCAGCCCTGGCGCAGGCCGATGTGGCAGTCGCCATGAACAGCGGTACGCAGGCTGCCAAGGAAGCTGGCAACATGGTGGATCTGGACAGCAACCCCACCAAGCTCATCGAAGTGGTGGAAACCGGCAAGCAGATGCTGATGACGCGCGGCGCGCTCACCACCTTCAGCATCGCCAACGACGTGGCCAAGTATTTCGCCATCATTCCGGCGGCTTTCGTGGGCACTTACCCCCAATTGGCGTCCCTCAATGTGATGCAACTGCACAGCGCCGACTCGGCCATCCTGAGTGCGGTGATCTTCAATGCCCTGATCATCATTGCCCTGGTGCCGCTGGCCCTGCGCGGTGTGCGCTACCAGGCCGTGGGGGCGGCGGTGCTGCTGCGGCGGAACATGCTGGTCTACGGGGTGGGCGGGCTGATCGTGCCGTTCGTGGGCATCAAGATCATCGATATGTTGCTGACGGCTCTGGGGCTGGTATGA
- a CDS encoding acyltransferase family protein codes for MRSEHHNHFDTIRLLTAWSVIVAHHYPITGVTAPAWISNQWLNWAWLGGVAVMTFFVISGYLVTLSWMREPRLLPFLWKRVLRLWPGLCGAVLMCIFVFGLAFTALPAPAFLRSAGALEFAGNLTLVRAATGLPGVFTGQPVEGAMNGPLWTIPLEFFSYCALALAGLLGILRHRRVASLLCAAYMLWYLLCMNDDVTGELVLWPMYTAYFAAGCLIGLHAQWFRQHAPRLLMVLLPLCLLAYFLTPHQSTARFLLWPALIIAIGSRSARRNWLHRVGDPSYGIYLYGFPVAQAITALWPQLPFGINLAVTIATATALGCASWRYIESRALRYKNPGFLRKATPLGKHPAIR; via the coding sequence ATGCGTTCAGAGCATCACAACCATTTCGATACCATCCGGCTGCTCACGGCATGGTCGGTCATCGTTGCGCACCACTATCCGATCACCGGTGTCACAGCACCGGCCTGGATCAGCAACCAGTGGCTGAATTGGGCCTGGCTTGGCGGCGTGGCGGTGATGACGTTCTTTGTCATCAGCGGCTATCTGGTCACACTCAGCTGGATGCGGGAGCCGCGTCTCCTGCCATTTCTGTGGAAACGGGTGCTGCGGCTCTGGCCTGGACTGTGCGGTGCGGTGCTGATGTGCATCTTCGTCTTTGGCCTTGCCTTCACCGCACTGCCTGCACCAGCGTTTCTGCGATCTGCCGGTGCGCTGGAATTTGCAGGCAACCTGACCCTGGTGCGTGCGGCCACCGGTTTGCCGGGCGTCTTCACAGGCCAGCCCGTGGAAGGCGCCATGAACGGCCCGCTGTGGACCATTCCGCTGGAATTCTTCAGCTATTGCGCGCTTGCGCTGGCAGGCCTTCTGGGGATTCTGCGCCATCGCCGGGTGGCATCGCTGCTGTGCGCGGCCTATATGCTGTGGTACCTGCTGTGCATGAACGATGATGTGACGGGCGAGTTGGTGCTGTGGCCCATGTATACCGCCTATTTTGCAGCAGGCTGCCTCATCGGCCTGCATGCACAATGGTTCCGCCAGCATGCCCCCCGATTGCTGATGGTGCTGCTGCCGCTATGCCTGCTGGCCTATTTTCTGACGCCCCACCAATCCACGGCCCGCTTCCTGCTGTGGCCAGCGCTCATCATTGCCATCGGTAGCCGCAGCGCTCGGCGCAACTGGCTTCACAGAGTCGGCGATCCATCCTACGGCATCTATCTCTACGGATTCCCTGTCGCACAAGCGATCACTGCGCTGTGGCCCCAGCTGCCTTTTGGCATCAATCTGGCCGTCACCATCGCCACAGCCACCGCGTTGGGGTGTGCGTCATGGCGGTACATCGAATCGCGTGCGCTTCGCTACAAGAACCCTGGTTTCCTGCGTAAAGCAACCCCTTTGGGCAAACATCCTGCCATCCGCTAA
- a CDS encoding sensor histidine kinase, producing the protein MAVSTNNTPAPPARPDPDALVAQLHAEQQQAARGKLRIYFGSNAGVGKTYAMLAAAQRERHAGRSILVGLVETHGRAETEQQLHGLEQLSRRHLPYQGRQLTEFDLDAALLRHPEVLLLDELAHSNVPGARHPKRCQDVEELLAAGIDVWTTLNVQHLESLNDVVGGIVGIKVHETVPDQVFDNADEVIVVDIPPEELLKRLKAGKVYPLEQAERASHNFFRLGNLLALRELALRRTADRVDEDMRDYRRERAIGEVWPARERLLVGVGGHAGDDALVRQVARLARRLEADWMVVYVDAPERQHRPRRAQEGVLKTLALAARLGADTATIPGADVAQALVAFAHERNASHLVLARVQRRVSRWLPWAAASLPEQIARLDPGLDVLVLSPPVPKNGSAVRKPVHERKPVAWLGYAGATLACVAAAVVAELLLQVFDPANVVMLFLLVVVLSSLRWGRGPGAWAALLSVLLFDFYFVPPRNSFSVNDTQYIFTFCLMLGVALVCGQLMARLRHEARVAAERERRAGALARLARDLSGALTQEQVAQIALTTVSGVFDAQTGLQLPDAQESLHAVAGSEGPMDASIARWSMEHGQPAGQGTDTLPASPALYVPLMAPVRARGVLVLHLRRPQRLHVPEERRLLDACASQIALALERVHFVEVAQETQVAMEGERLRNTLLSAVSHDLRTPLTGILGAAQAALPRVPPGAAADMLMQIRNQAEALQQLVDNLLTMARLQQGGVHLKREWLPAEELVGSALRQMHGRLAGHVVRTDLPAGLPLLHVDAVLMERVLVNLLDNAAKYTPPGTTLTLACHVEQDAKGIDHCLLTLQDDGPGLPAHLDAALLFEPFTRGVVESSVSGMGLGLTLAQRIVEAHGGKLELASANPGPGTIFTIRLSVPEQPALDD; encoded by the coding sequence ATGGCGGTAAGCACCAACAATACTCCGGCGCCACCAGCGCGTCCAGACCCGGACGCGCTGGTGGCGCAGCTGCATGCCGAGCAGCAGCAGGCTGCACGCGGAAAGCTGCGCATCTACTTTGGCTCCAATGCCGGTGTGGGAAAGACCTATGCCATGCTGGCGGCCGCACAGCGCGAGCGGCATGCGGGCCGCTCCATCCTGGTGGGCCTCGTGGAAACGCATGGAAGGGCCGAGACAGAACAGCAATTGCACGGTCTGGAGCAACTGTCGCGCCGCCATCTGCCCTACCAGGGGCGGCAATTGACCGAGTTCGATCTTGACGCCGCGCTGCTGCGCCACCCCGAGGTGCTGCTGCTCGACGAGCTGGCGCACAGCAATGTGCCGGGGGCACGCCATCCCAAGCGTTGTCAGGATGTGGAGGAACTGCTCGCCGCAGGCATCGATGTCTGGACCACGCTCAACGTGCAGCACCTGGAAAGCCTCAACGATGTGGTGGGCGGCATCGTGGGCATCAAGGTGCATGAGACTGTGCCCGACCAGGTTTTTGACAACGCCGATGAGGTGATCGTCGTCGACATTCCGCCCGAGGAGCTGCTCAAGCGCCTCAAGGCAGGCAAGGTCTACCCGCTGGAGCAGGCCGAGCGCGCCTCGCACAACTTCTTTCGTCTGGGCAATCTGCTGGCCCTGCGTGAGCTGGCGTTGCGGCGCACGGCCGACCGTGTTGACGAGGACATGCGCGACTACCGGCGCGAGCGCGCCATCGGTGAAGTCTGGCCCGCCCGTGAACGATTGCTTGTCGGTGTGGGCGGCCATGCGGGCGATGATGCGCTGGTGCGTCAGGTAGCGCGGCTGGCGCGGCGGCTGGAAGCCGACTGGATGGTGGTCTATGTGGATGCCCCCGAGCGCCAGCACCGGCCGCGCCGCGCGCAGGAGGGAGTGCTCAAAACATTGGCGCTGGCCGCGCGCTTGGGCGCTGACACGGCCACGATCCCCGGCGCCGACGTGGCCCAGGCGCTGGTGGCCTTTGCCCATGAGCGCAATGCCAGCCATCTGGTGCTCGCACGCGTACAGCGCCGCGTCTCCCGCTGGCTGCCGTGGGCAGCGGCCAGCCTGCCCGAGCAGATTGCGCGGCTGGACCCGGGGCTGGACGTGCTGGTGCTGTCTCCGCCTGTCCCCAAGAACGGGAGCGCCGTGCGCAAGCCGGTGCATGAGCGCAAGCCGGTGGCATGGCTCGGTTACGCCGGAGCCACCCTGGCTTGCGTGGCCGCCGCCGTGGTGGCAGAGCTGCTGCTGCAGGTGTTCGATCCGGCCAACGTGGTCATGCTCTTCCTGCTGGTGGTGGTGCTGTCGTCCTTGCGCTGGGGGCGGGGGCCGGGTGCCTGGGCTGCGCTGCTGTCGGTGCTGCTGTTTGATTTCTACTTTGTGCCGCCGCGCAATTCGTTCAGCGTCAATGACACGCAGTACATCTTCACCTTCTGCCTGATGCTGGGCGTGGCCCTGGTCTGCGGCCAGCTCATGGCGCGGTTGCGCCACGAGGCGCGTGTGGCGGCAGAGCGGGAGCGGCGCGCCGGGGCGCTGGCCCGGTTGGCGCGCGACCTGTCAGGCGCGCTCACGCAGGAGCAAGTGGCGCAGATTGCGCTCACCACGGTGTCGGGCGTGTTCGATGCACAGACAGGTCTGCAATTGCCCGATGCGCAGGAAAGCCTGCATGCCGTTGCCGGTAGCGAAGGCCCCATGGATGCCAGCATTGCGCGCTGGAGCATGGAGCACGGCCAGCCTGCGGGGCAGGGCACTGACACCCTGCCCGCATCGCCCGCGCTGTATGTGCCGCTGATGGCGCCGGTGCGCGCGCGCGGTGTACTGGTGCTGCACTTGCGCAGGCCGCAGCGGCTTCATGTGCCGGAAGAGCGCCGCCTGCTGGATGCCTGTGCGAGCCAGATTGCACTGGCGCTCGAACGCGTGCACTTCGTCGAGGTGGCGCAGGAGACCCAGGTGGCCATGGAAGGCGAGCGGCTGCGCAACACCTTGCTCTCAGCGGTGTCGCACGATCTGCGTACGCCGCTGACCGGTATTCTGGGCGCAGCCCAAGCCGCCCTGCCACGGGTGCCACCGGGTGCGGCGGCAGACATGCTGATGCAGATTCGCAACCAGGCCGAGGCATTGCAGCAACTGGTGGATAACCTGCTGACCATGGCGCGCCTGCAGCAGGGCGGCGTGCATCTCAAGCGCGAATGGCTGCCCGCCGAAGAGCTGGTGGGCAGTGCACTGCGGCAGATGCACGGTCGCCTGGCCGGGCATGTGGTGCGCACCGATCTGCCAGCAGGCCTGCCGCTGCTGCATGTGGATGCGGTGCTGATGGAACGTGTGCTGGTCAACCTGCTGGACAACGCTGCCAAATACACGCCGCCCGGCACGACATTGACGCTGGCCTGCCATGTGGAGCAGGATGCAAAGGGCATCGATCATTGTCTCCTTACGCTACAGGATGATGGGCCAGGACTGCCAGCACACCTGGATGCGGCACTGTTGTTTGAGCCGTTCACGCGTGGCGTGGTCGAGTCCTCCGTCTCCGGCATGGGCCTGGGTCTCACGCTGGCGCAGCGCATCGTGGAAGCCCATGGCGGGAAGCTGGAACTTGCGTCGGCCAATCCAGGGCCGGGTACCATCTTTACCATTCGCCTGTCCGTGCCTGAGCAACCGGCTTTGGACGATTGA
- a CDS encoding acyltransferase family protein, whose amino-acid sequence MASTSHRGNSFDILRICAALAVIVCHHYYISDHEGPGWMNVGMIGGVAVMTFFTISGYLVTTSWLREPHLVKFSAKRLLRLWPGMLAAMVLNIFVFGLLFTNLPAREFLSHGQTLEYFRNLLMYRAYVNLPGVFMNNPLDTLMNGPLWTIPMETMCYAALAAAGVVGVFRKRWIATFALLGYILVFIVGYNADFLGVMMHWYEYPAYFACGALIALHRDRFLPHAAAITFGLIPIAMFFWLTGLQHTSGLLVLPALLIYLGSTTSVFSGWVSRLGDPSYGVYLSGCPIAQAVYALWPSMNFYASMALSCVLSMLLGYVLWHWIESPALRLKRLLAK is encoded by the coding sequence ATGGCATCCACTTCGCACCGCGGCAACTCGTTCGACATCCTCCGGATTTGCGCAGCGCTGGCCGTGATCGTCTGCCACCACTACTACATCAGTGACCACGAGGGCCCCGGCTGGATGAATGTGGGCATGATCGGCGGCGTGGCCGTGATGACCTTCTTCACCATCAGCGGTTACTTGGTCACCACCAGTTGGCTGCGCGAGCCACACCTGGTCAAGTTCTCTGCCAAGCGCCTGCTGCGCCTGTGGCCGGGCATGCTGGCCGCCATGGTGCTGAACATCTTTGTATTTGGCCTGCTGTTCACCAATCTGCCAGCCAGGGAGTTCCTGAGCCATGGCCAGACGCTGGAGTACTTCAGGAACCTGTTGATGTACCGCGCCTACGTCAACCTGCCCGGCGTGTTCATGAACAACCCCCTGGACACACTGATGAACGGGCCGCTGTGGACCATCCCCATGGAAACGATGTGCTACGCCGCGCTGGCCGCGGCCGGCGTGGTGGGTGTTTTCCGCAAGCGCTGGATCGCAACCTTTGCCCTGCTGGGCTACATCCTGGTGTTCATCGTGGGCTACAACGCCGATTTCTTGGGCGTGATGATGCACTGGTACGAATACCCGGCCTACTTCGCCTGTGGGGCGCTGATTGCTTTGCACCGTGATCGCTTCCTGCCCCATGCCGCCGCCATCACCTTCGGCCTCATTCCGATTGCCATGTTCTTCTGGCTCACCGGGCTGCAGCACACATCCGGCCTGCTGGTGCTGCCAGCGCTGCTCATCTACCTGGGGAGCACGACATCGGTTTTTTCGGGATGGGTCAGCCGCCTGGGCGATCCCTCCTACGGCGTCTACCTCTCGGGCTGTCCCATTGCACAGGCGGTGTATGCGCTGTGGCCGTCGATGAACTTCTATGCCAGCATGGCACTGTCCTGCGTGCTGTCGATGCTGCTGGGCTATGTACTGTGGCACTGGATTGAGTCACCTGCGCTACGTCTGAAGCGCTTGCTGGCCAAGTGA